One Gossypium raimondii isolate GPD5lz chromosome 3, ASM2569854v1, whole genome shotgun sequence genomic window carries:
- the LOC105797103 gene encoding probable LRR receptor-like serine/threonine-protein kinase At4g36180: protein MADPSNRLSSWKGQNCCSWYGINCSDSFHVTAIDLRNPKPDNLILDMNSQLVSTSDVPSTALTGSIPPSLFSLTHLRYLDLSFNNFSFSKVPLGFSNLTGLTYLNLSNVMFNGSITTQFSNLTFLMELDLSCSSSIDDYSSIYTTLSSTPTIHEASRSNLWAKSVSTLSKLRLLELSNCRISGEVPVEQLLNLTKLSELYMDYNFLASKIPSKLANLTSFSVLDLTRSYLQDHIPYLPQVKTLHVGNNVDVMVDLHSMFSVPWPRLESIDISSTHVIGSIPSSIANITSLVDFIAYNSLIQGRIPASMMNLSRLEMLRLDMNNISGEISPSISNLKSLQVLSLLQNSFHGLIPDTICSISSLWCLLLAGNSFTGNIPNCIGQLNDLSHLEVSSNKMNGSIPSLSSFFRNSTPYLLVLGFSGLTVKVDQQPFPPRFQPQILSLDSCNIGGKIPDFISNLTKLVYLSLSNNSLSGTIPSWLFNLPNLGYLDLSVNRLQGVIPPSIKLKSFFMQTTLKLRNNLLQGLIPQQLENIRALDLSANNFTGNVPAEVGLGNIRYLALSDNKLSGRIPFSLCQENCELMLLDLSNNNLFGTIPTSFGNCSPLVYLNLGSNNLTDGIPEELQGAKRLRFLNVSGNHFDGPFPSVVRRLERISVIDMGNNKFSGKIPEFIGDLKDLRILLLEFNSFNGSIPEEINALENMQFIGLSNNQLSGPIPEKLSGLKTIINRPKDGNLLGFIISQLYIGVQVNLVAKGLSMQFDVVRTYNNGLDLSCNNLTGNLPSELGHLQGLYALNLSHNRLSGNIPTAIGNMSLLESLDLSYNNLSGEIPVSLALLDPLSTLNLAHNNLSGEIPTSPHFDTLSRDGLAYIGNKFLCGAPDGIHCDSEDFPTPESSESEHSEEQCGEWKMVLALAFAG, encoded by the exons ATGGCAGACCCTTCAAATCGTTTATCTTCATGGAAAGGCCAAAACTGCTGCAGCTGGTATGGAATCAACTGTTCGGACTCGTTTCATGTGACAGCCATTGACCTTCGAAATCCCAAACCAGACAACCTTATTCTGGACATGAATTCCCAACTTGTTTCAACGTCTGATGTCCCATCTACTGCTCTTACTGGATCCATCCCCCCTTCTTTGTTCTCCCTTACTCATCTCAGATACCTTGACCTCAGTTTCAACAACTTCAGTTTCTCAAAGGTTCCTTTAGGATTCTCAAATCTCACCGGACTCACGTATCTCAATCTATCGAATGTTATGTTCAATGGTTCCATTACAACCCAGTTTTCCAACCTTACTTTCCTGATGGAACTTGATCTTTCGTGTTCTTCAAGCATTGACGACTACTCATCAATTTACACTACCTTGTCATCTACCCCGACAATTCATGAAG CATCTCGATCAAACCTGTGGGCAAAATCGGTATCGACTCTTTCCAAGCTGAGGTTGCTTGAGCTGTCTAATTGTAGGATTTCTGGGGAGGTTCCAGTTGAACAACTTCTCAACCTCACTAAATTATCTGAATTGTACATGGACTACAACTTCTTGGCATCGAAAATCCCGAGTAAGTTGGCCAATCTCACCTCTTTCTCAGTCCTAGACCTCACCAGATCGTACCTACAAGATCATATCCCTTACCTTCCTCAAGTAAAGACACTTCATGTGGGAAACAACGTCGATGTTATGGTTGATCTCCATTCAATGTTTTCCGTCCCCTGGCCTCGATTAGAATCAATCGACATATCATCTACTCATGTCATTGGATCCATCCCATCCTCCATCGCCAACATCACCTCATTAGTTGATTTCATAGCATACAACAGTTTGATTCAAGGACGGATACCTGCCTCCATGATGAACCTTTCAAGGTTGGAAATGTTGCGTCTAGATATGAACAACATAAGTGGTGAGATTTCACCATCAATATCCAATCTAAAAAGCCTGCAAGTTCTATCTTTGCTTCAGAACTCTTTTCATGGATTGATCCCGGACACAATTTGTAGTATCTCCTCTCTCTGGTGTCTATTGTTAGCAGGCAACTCTTTCACCGGAAACATTCCAAATTGCATAGGCCAGCTCAATGATCTCAGCCACCTTGAGGTTAGTTCCAACAAGATGAATGGATCAATCCCTTCATTGTCATCTTTTTTCAGAAACTCAACTCCATATCTGTTAGTTCTGGGATTTAGTGGGCTAACTGTGAAAGTAGACCAACAACCATTTCCACCAAGGTTTCAGCCACAAATCTTGTCCCTTGATTCATGTAATATAGGAGGCAAAATCCCAGATTTTATATCAAACCTGACCAAACTAGTATATTTAAGTTTGTCCAATAACAGCCTATCAGGGACAATTCCTTCTTGGCTGTTCAATCTTCCCAATTTAGGCTACTTAGATCTCTCTGTCAACAGGCTCCAAGGTGTCATCCCACCTAGTATTAAGCTAAAGTCATTTTTCATGCAGACAACACTTAAATTAAGAAACAATCTGCTTCAAGGATTGATCCCTCAGCAGCTCGAGAATATTCGAGCTTTGGATTTATCAGCTAATAATTTCACAGGCAACGTTCCTGCAGAGGTTGGACTAGGCAACATTAGGTACTTGGCACTCTCTGATAATAAACTTTCTGGTCGGATCCCATTCTCTTTATGTCAAGAAAACTGTGAGCTTATGCTGCTAGATCTTTCCAACAACAACTTGTTCGGAACCATTCCGACCAGCTTCGGGAATTGCAGTCCTTTAGTATATCTAAACCTTGGCTCGAACAATCTTACCGATGGTATTCCAGAGGAACTGCAAGGTGCCAAAAGATTGAGATTTTTAAATGTTAGTGGCAATCATTTTGATGGTCCATTCCCTTCTGTTGTTCGTAGACTTGAGAGAATATCGGTTATCGATATGGGAAACAACAAATTCAGTGGAAAGATCCCTGAATTCATTGGAGACCTCAAGGACCTCCGAATTCTTTTGTTGGAATTCAACTCCTTCAATGGTTCAATCCCGGAAGAGATAAATGCATTAGAAAATATGCAATTCATTGGCTTATCTAATAATCAACTGTCTGGTCCAATCCCTGAAAAGCTATCTGGTTTAAAGACAATCATAAACAGGCCAAAGGATGGAAATCTTCTTGGGTTTATCATCTCACAACTGTACATTGGTGTTCAAGTGAACCTGGTCGCCAAGGGACTGTCAATGCAATTTGATGTGGTTCGAACGTATAATAATGGACTGGATCTTTCATGCAACAATCTTACTGGAAATCTTCCATCGGAATTAGGCCATCTGCAAGGGCTTTATGCACTCAATCTCTCCCATAATCGTCTCTCTGGTAACATCCCAACCGCCATTGGAAACATGAGTCTTTTGGAATCTCTCGACCTCAGTTACAACAATCTAAGCGGAGAGATCCCCGTATCATTGGCTTTGTTGGATCCACTCTCAACTTTAAACTTGGCACACAACAATCTGAGTGGCGAAATCCCGACGAGCCCACACTTTGATACGTTGAGCAGAGATGGGTTAGCATACATTGGCAACAAATTCTTGTGTGGAGCTCCTGATGGTATCCACTGCGACAGCGAAGATTTCCCAACGCCAGAATCATCTGAGTCTGAGCATAGCGAAGAACAATGTGGGGAGTGGAAAATGGTGCTCGCACTGGCATTTGCAGGCTAA